CGATTTTATCCGGTTCCTATTTTATTTATTATCCCTGATCCGGAAGTCACCTTTTCTTCTCCTTGGGCAGTACCTCCCAACAAGATTGATCCGTTTGGATCTTGGTCCATGATGGCCTTTTTATTGATTTTGACGATTGGATCTCTCTATGAATGGAAAAGGGGTGCTTCGGATCGGGAGTAAGCACTAGTGATAGGGCAAAGGGGGGAAGGACATAGGAAAGAGGGATGCCTACATTCAATCAATTGATTCGTCATGGTAGAGAAGAAAAACGGCGCACGGACCGTACTCGAGCTTCGGATCAATGTCCCCAGAAGCAAGGAGTATGCCTGCGTGTTCCGACGAGAACACCGAAAAAACCAAATTCAGCTCTACGTAAGATAGCCAAAGTACGGTTGAGCAATCGACATGATATATTTGCTCACATTCCAGGCGAAGGTCATAATTCGC
This sequence is a window from Phoenix dactylifera mitochondrion, complete genome. Protein-coding genes within it:
- the nad3 gene encoding NADH dehydrogenase subunit 3: MNEFSPICIYLVISPLVSLIPLGVPFPFASNSSTYPEKLSAHECGSDPSGDARSRFDIRFYPVPILFIIPDPEVTFSSPWAVPPNKIDPFGSWSMMAFLLILTIGSLYEWKRGASDRE
- the rps12 gene encoding ribosomal protein S12 codes for the protein MPTFNQLIRHGREEKRRTDRTRASDQCPQKQGVCLRVPTRTPKKPNSALRKIAKVRLSNRHDIFAHIPGEGHNSQEHSIVLVRGGRVKDSPGVKSHRIRGVKDLLGIPDRRRGRSKYGAERPKSK